GGACCCGGTCGTAGATCACGCCGACCATAAAGAACATGCCGGCCGAACTGATGCCGTGGGCGATCATCTGGAACATGGCGCCGTTGACGCCCATCTTCCAGTAGTCCGCGGCGTAGCTGACGGCGCCGCTGTCAGAGGTCCATGTGGCGCCGAGGCTCCAGACGCCGAACCCCAGCACGACGTAGCCCATGTGGCTGACCGAGCTGTACGCGACCATCCGCTTGAAGTCGTTTTGAGCCAACGCGGCGAAGGCGCCCCAGACCATGCTCACCACGCCGATCAGGCAGACGACGTAGGCGAGGTCGTACCCGGCCTGCGGGCAGATCGGGTAGCAGATTCGCAAAATGCCGTAGCCGCCCATTTTCAGCAGCACGCCGGCCAGGATCATCGAGATCGGGGTCGGGGCCTCGACGTGGGCGTCGGGCAACCACGTGTGGAGCGGGACGCTGGGGACTTTGATCGCAAACCCGATGAACAGCAGCACGAACGACCACCACTGCAGCGTCTTGCCGAGCCACATCTCGCCGTCGAACAGGTCGGTATGCTGCCCCATTTGCTGCAAGGCGAGGATGTTGAAGGTGTGGACCCCCTTCTTCTGGCCGGGATCGGTTTCCGCCTTGGCGGCCTTCACCGCGACGGCCAGCGGGTCCTCGCTTGCCAGCCATTTGTCGTGCGCAGCCTGAATCTCGCCTCCCTCGGCCCCGGCCGCCGCGGGGACGATCCCCGCCGCCGCCAACTGCTCGGGCGTCAGCCGCGACAGATCGCTGTGGAAATACAGCATCAGAATCGCGATCAGCATCAGCACGCTGCCGACGAGCGTGTAGAGAAAGAATTTGATCGCCGCGTACTCGCGCCGCGGCCCGCCCCAGACGCCGATGAGAAAGTACATCGGCAGCAGCATGACTTCCCAGAACACGTAGAACAGGAAGAAGTCGAGCGCCATGAACACGCCCAGCATGCCGGTTTCCAACAGCAGAAACAGGATGCAGTACGCCTTCACGTGCTTCTTGATCGGCCAACTGGCGCCCATGGCGAGCACCGACAAAAACGCCGTCAGCACGACCAGCGGGAAGCTGATCCCGTCGAGTCCCATCAAATACTGGATGCCGAACGAGGGGATCCACGGCAGGGCGAACATCTCCTGCATCTCGGCAGCTCCGGCCTCGAACTTCACGCTGTTCGGGCCGGTGCGGAACAGGCCCAGCGTCAAAAGCAACGTGAAGATCGTCACCCCCAACGAGGTGAACTTGATCGCCTCGTCGTTCTCGCGCGGAAAAAACGCGATCGCCAGCGCCGCCAACGCGGGCAGGAACACGAGGAAGCTGAGGTAAAGGGCGGGGTCGCTGAAAGACATGGTGACGCGACGATCCTTAACGGGCGTGATGCGAAATGACGGTGCTGGCGTTGCGCACTTCAGCGGACGGAACGGGGGTCGACGCGGCGCCCCCGCGGGCGACGATCAGGAACGAGACCGCCAGATACAACAGCCAAGTTCCCATGACGATGAACAACACGTACTGCCGCACCTTGCCGGTCTGCAGCCGCTTGAGCAACAAGCCGATGTCCCACGTGCGGTTGGCGATCGCGTTGGCCGTGCCGTCGACGACGGTCTGGTCGAACACGTGGCCGACGATCTTCGAAGCGCCCTTGGCGGTCGCGGCCGTGCCATGAATCAGGCCGTCGATCGCCGAGCGATCGAACTTCGCCGCAAGGTTCGACACGAGCATGACCGGCTTCACGAAGATCGCGTCGTACAACTCGTCGAACCACCACTTGTTCCACAGGAACTTGTAAAGCGGCTTGAACGAGTCGCGAATCTCCGCCGGGTTGAGCAGACGCCAGAGGTACAGGATCGTCGCCCCAAGCACGCCGAGCGCCGCGGCGCTGAACGCGAGCATTCCCGCCTTGAACTTGATCTCGCGAGTATGGCTGAGCGCCTCCGCGGGGACGTCGAGCGCGGCGAACAACTCGCCGCTGCCGCCCGCGGCCGTGCCGATCGGTTGGGCCTGTTCCAGCAGGCTGGTCACGCTCAGATTGGTTCCCGGCACGGCCCAGCCGACGCCGATTGCGAATACGGCG
The window above is part of the Pirellulales bacterium genome. Proteins encoded here:
- a CDS encoding NADH-quinone oxidoreductase subunit M, which encodes MSFSDPALYLSFLVFLPALAALAIAFFPRENDEAIKFTSLGVTIFTLLLTLGLFRTGPNSVKFEAGAAEMQEMFALPWIPSFGIQYLMGLDGISFPLVVLTAFLSVLAMGASWPIKKHVKAYCILFLLLETGMLGVFMALDFFLFYVFWEVMLLPMYFLIGVWGGPRREYAAIKFFLYTLVGSVLMLIAILMLYFHSDLSRLTPEQLAAAGIVPAAAGAEGGEIQAAHDKWLASEDPLAVAVKAAKAETDPGQKKGVHTFNILALQQMGQHTDLFDGEMWLGKTLQWWSFVLLFIGFAIKVPSVPLHTWLPDAHVEAPTPISMILAGVLLKMGGYGILRICYPICPQAGYDLAYVVCLIGVVSMVWGAFAALAQNDFKRMVAYSSVSHMGYVVLGFGVWSLGATWTSDSGAVSYAADYWKMGVNGAMFQMIAHGISSAGMFFMVGVIYDRVHHRNLNEFGGLFAKMPVYSGLSVAIFFAGLGLPGLCGFIGEVLVVLSVWKYSYVLAIISAAVVILTAGYILWAIQRVYLGAEYKGPHGEALTPITSRELSIAAPLVALAVLLGVYPNALFRYMQPSVDAQIDQLARWTEDFDANRATVNQALGSDGDQMASAGGRLQ